From one Plantibacter flavus genomic stretch:
- a CDS encoding ABC transporter ATP-binding protein, with translation MASVTFDNATRFYPGGTRPAVDKLNLEVADGEFLVLVGPSGCGKSTSLRMLAGLEEVNDGHIFIGDRDVTDVPPKDRDIAMVFQNYALYPHMTVAENMGFALKIAGVGKEERATRVLEAAKLLDLEDYLTRKPKALSGGQRQRVAMGRAIVRQPQVFLMDEPLSNLDAKLRVQTRTQIASLQRRLGVTTVYVTHDQTEALTMGDRIAVLKDGILQQVGTPRDLYEKPNNVFVAGFIGSPAMNLFEGEIADGGIKLGGFVIPVEREITDAAPSKNVTVGVRPEDITVSSNSGSGIEVTVDLVEELGADGYLYGHTEVSGKRTDIVARVDGRNHAHIGDTVFLAPTPHHVHAFDSASGERLGNKPVVSSSI, from the coding sequence ATGGCGTCTGTGACGTTCGACAACGCAACCCGTTTCTACCCGGGTGGCACCCGCCCCGCGGTCGACAAGCTGAACCTCGAGGTCGCCGACGGCGAATTCCTCGTCCTCGTCGGCCCGTCCGGCTGCGGCAAGTCCACCTCCCTCCGCATGCTCGCCGGCCTCGAAGAGGTCAACGACGGCCACATCTTCATCGGCGACCGCGACGTCACCGACGTGCCGCCGAAGGACCGCGACATCGCGATGGTGTTCCAGAACTACGCGCTGTACCCGCACATGACCGTCGCCGAGAACATGGGCTTCGCGCTCAAGATCGCCGGTGTCGGCAAGGAAGAGCGTGCCACCCGTGTGCTCGAGGCCGCCAAGCTCCTCGACCTCGAGGACTACCTGACCCGCAAGCCGAAGGCGCTCTCCGGTGGTCAGCGTCAGCGCGTCGCGATGGGTCGAGCCATCGTCCGTCAGCCCCAGGTCTTCCTCATGGACGAGCCGCTGTCGAACCTCGACGCCAAGCTCCGCGTCCAGACCCGCACCCAGATCGCGTCGCTGCAGCGTCGTCTCGGCGTCACCACCGTCTACGTCACCCACGACCAGACCGAGGCGCTCACCATGGGCGACCGCATCGCGGTCCTCAAGGACGGCATCCTGCAGCAGGTCGGCACCCCGCGCGACCTCTACGAGAAGCCGAACAACGTCTTCGTCGCCGGCTTCATCGGCAGCCCGGCCATGAACCTGTTCGAGGGCGAGATCGCCGATGGCGGCATCAAGCTCGGCGGCTTCGTCATCCCGGTCGAGCGCGAGATCACCGACGCCGCTCCGTCGAAGAACGTCACGGTCGGCGTGCGACCCGAGGACATCACCGTGTCCAGCAACTCGGGCTCCGGCATCGAGGTGACCGTGGACCTCGTCGAGGAGCTCGGCGCCGACGGCTACCTCTACGGGCACACCGAGGTCTCCGGCAAGCGCACCGACATCGTCGCCCGCGTCGACGGCCGCAACCACGCGCACATCGGCGACACGGTCTTCCTCGCGCCGACGCCGCACCACGTGCACGCGTTCGACTCGGCATCGGGTGAGCGTCTGGGCAACAAGCCGGTCGTGTCCTCCTCGATCTAG